From the Lolium rigidum isolate FL_2022 chromosome 2, APGP_CSIRO_Lrig_0.1, whole genome shotgun sequence genome, one window contains:
- the LOC124687528 gene encoding auxin-responsive protein SAUR50-like has product MMARRHRGFRLGRKLLGMCRWALSHRRRRRGGGYLRLQRCQQLGGTADKSPAAFGSAKKQQQQLVVLPQDEPRRRVLMWGRSLARRMRLLPRRGGGERLLEEEAAEATTPKGQVAVYVGGDGPGGESSMRYVVPVVYFNHPLFGELLREAEEEFGFQHPGGITIPCAATRFERAAAMAGSCSGRKAPGWW; this is encoded by the coding sequence ATGATGGCAAGGCGGCACAGAGGCTTCCGGCTCGGCCGGAAGCTGCTCGGCATGTGCCGCTGGGCGCTCTCgcaccgccgccgacgccgcggcGGCGGCTACCTCCGCCTGCAGCGCTGCCAGCAGCTGGGAGGCACAGCCGATAAGTCCCCCGCGGCCTTCGGGAGCGccaagaagcagcagcagcagctggtcGTTTTACCTCAGGACGAGCCTCGGCGCCGGGTGCTGATGTGGGGGCGGTCGCTGGCGCGGCGGATGCGGCTCCTCccccggcgtggcggcggcgagcggctcCTGGAAGAAGAGGCCGCGGAGGCGACGACGCCCAAGGGGCAGGTTGCGGTGTACGTGGGCGGCGACGGGCCCGGCGGGGAGTCGTCGATGAGGTACGTGGTCCCCGTGGTGTACTTCAACCACCCGCTCTTCGGCGAGCTGCTCCGCGAGGCCGAGGAGGAGTTCGGCTTCCAGCACCCCGGCGGGATCACCATCCCCTGCGCCGCCACGCGGTTCGagcgcgccgccgccatggccggcagCTGCAGCGGCAGGAAGGCGCCCGGATGGTGGTAG